DNA sequence from the Sulfuricurvum sp. genome:
TGTGGAGTGTTGGCAAAAGCGATCCTGGGATCGCCCCGGAAATTAAAAAATTGCTTGTCAGCAAAAAATATTGGGAAGTTTAAAATTTTTGCTCTCAAGGATTGAAATTTTTCAAACCGCCTTGAAGATAGGAAACATGTTTAAATCCCAATTGTTGTAAACGTTGAGCCGCGAATACCGACCGTGGCTCCATTGCGCAATAAACAACAAAGGTATCGTCTTTAGTATATTTATCCAGGATAAGTTTTGGATATTTGATTTCAAGAAATCCACGTGAAATTTTTACTTGACGATCGTATTGAATCGTACTTTTTTCCCATTCATCAGGGTCTCTTACATCCAGCAAGATGATTTTTTCATCTGCCAATAATACCTTCAGTTTTTGCGGTTCGATAGCTTCTACTTGGCTTTTCGCTTCTTTTAGCATTGCTTTCGTCTCATCGGATAATGACGGTGCATCTGCCCAGCTTGATCCTGATGCAATGAGTA
Encoded proteins:
- a CDS encoding rhodanese-like domain-containing protein, which produces MFKMSALILSLLIASGSSWADAPSLSDETKAMLKEAKSQVEAIEPQKLKVLLADEKIILLDVRDPDEWEKSTIQYDRQVKISRGFLEIKYPKLILDKYTKDDTFVVYCAMEPRSVFAAQRLQQLGFKHVSYLQGGLKNFNP